The Candidatus Abyssobacteria bacterium SURF_5 genome has a window encoding:
- a CDS encoding response regulator translates to MATQATSAVTDGVARVLLVDDEEKFRVAMKKQLEVREYKVWDVDNGEDAIKIVRHKNPEVVILDQKMPKMDGIQTLKEIKKIRPEVQVIMLTGFGSTESARLTGKYDVFHYMQKPCVLNDLVEVIEAARKERVYAMARHEIPHIKRGSLRRWLIGAHNARPMYIILGLLLFLAIIATPAPQKLLTLLSTEKLENQPQSIMGYSEYRKMKAGQTITDYYSEKAGYTHTVTREDGKNVKVGLSPKQAAFRARVMIGTLVVAALFWATGAMPVGVTALLVGMLMYFFGVLPPDRVAAAYAKDSVIFIFGVLAVSAAIAKTGLDRRIGLLLLGTSSSLAKLALIFAPLLAVSAAFLSEHALVAFIAPIFILVYGGAVRAAGINKDRNLAVMMILMLTFVANVGGPGSPAAGGRNAVMLGILSDYGITLPFAQWVKYGLPTVPVMALVISMYFFLLFRKKIKVKNLNVAAEVRKESEKIGKMTKNEYRTAAVLVLLIILWSTVSSKYGMGGPVLLCIVLLNVLGILRWRDINQIHWDVVALYASASAMGAGLAYTGAALWMADAFIGALPEVMTSGIGLCVATSIFSGVITNFMSDGATVAAIGPITVPMATLSGTSPIMVGLATAFASSFAFMLIIGTPNNAIAYSMAKDPETGEQLVTTQDFLIHGSVVLLLSFIVLWGWTFFGYWRWMGF, encoded by the coding sequence ATGGCCACACAAGCAACGTCTGCCGTCACCGACGGCGTGGCACGGGTGTTACTCGTTGATGACGAGGAAAAATTCCGTGTCGCAATGAAAAAGCAGCTTGAGGTCCGCGAATACAAGGTCTGGGATGTCGACAATGGCGAGGACGCTATCAAGATAGTCCGCCACAAAAACCCGGAGGTGGTCATCCTCGACCAGAAAATGCCGAAGATGGACGGCATCCAGACCCTGAAGGAGATCAAGAAAATCAGGCCCGAGGTGCAGGTGATCATGCTGACTGGATTTGGCAGCACTGAATCGGCGCGTCTTACCGGCAAATATGACGTGTTTCATTACATGCAGAAGCCGTGCGTGCTCAATGATCTGGTCGAGGTGATCGAGGCGGCCCGGAAAGAGCGGGTGTACGCGATGGCGCGGCACGAAATTCCGCACATCAAGCGGGGCAGCCTGAGGCGCTGGCTGATTGGAGCACATAATGCGCGGCCGATGTACATCATCCTGGGGCTGTTGCTGTTCCTGGCGATCATAGCGACCCCGGCTCCACAAAAGCTTCTGACTCTCCTGAGCACGGAGAAACTTGAAAATCAGCCCCAGTCGATCATGGGCTACTCCGAATACAGGAAGATGAAAGCCGGCCAGACGATCACGGATTACTACAGCGAGAAAGCCGGTTACACGCACACGGTCACCCGTGAAGATGGAAAGAACGTGAAGGTCGGGTTAAGCCCGAAGCAGGCGGCTTTTCGGGCGCGCGTGATGATCGGGACGCTGGTGGTCGCGGCGCTTTTCTGGGCGACCGGCGCGATGCCGGTCGGGGTGACCGCACTTCTTGTGGGAATGCTGATGTACTTCTTCGGAGTTTTGCCGCCGGATCGGGTTGCCGCGGCCTATGCAAAAGATTCGGTCATATTCATCTTCGGAGTCCTTGCCGTGTCCGCCGCGATTGCGAAAACGGGACTCGACCGAAGAATCGGGCTGTTATTGCTGGGGACCAGCTCCTCACTGGCAAAGCTGGCGCTTATCTTCGCGCCGCTGCTGGCGGTATCGGCAGCGTTCCTCTCGGAGCACGCATTGGTTGCTTTCATCGCACCGATCTTCATCCTGGTGTACGGCGGCGCGGTACGGGCCGCAGGCATCAACAAGGATCGCAATCTGGCGGTGATGATGATCCTGATGTTGACCTTTGTCGCCAATGTGGGGGGGCCCGGCTCTCCTGCCGCCGGCGGGCGTAACGCGGTGATGCTTGGCATCCTGTCGGATTACGGGATCACGCTCCCATTCGCACAATGGGTGAAATATGGGCTGCCGACGGTTCCCGTGATGGCGCTGGTGATCAGCATGTACTTCTTCCTTCTGTTCCGGAAGAAGATCAAAGTGAAGAATCTGAATGTGGCCGCCGAGGTCCGCAAGGAATCCGAGAAGATAGGGAAAATGACGAAAAACGAGTACAGGACGGCGGCGGTTCTGGTCCTGTTAATCATCCTGTGGTCGACGGTTTCCAGCAAGTATGGAATGGGCGGTCCTGTACTGCTGTGTATTGTGCTATTGAATGTGCTCGGGATTTTGCGGTGGAGGGACATCAACCAGATTCACTGGGACGTTGTTGCTCTGTATGCCAGCGCGAGCGCAATGGGAGCGGGACTGGCATATACGGGCGCTGCCCTGTGGATGGCCGATGCATTTATCGGAGCGCTTCCCGAAGTGATGACGAGCGGTATCGGCCTGTGCGTGGCCACAAGCATCTTTTCAGGCGTGATCACGAATTTCATGAGCGACGGAGCGACGGTGGCGGCGATCGGGCCGATCACGGTTCCCATGGCGACGCTCTCCGGCACTTCCCCGATCATGGTCGGGTTGGCGACGGCTTTCGCTTCTTCTTTCGCGTTCATGCTCATCATTGGGACGCCGAACAATGCAATCGCGTACAGCATGGCAAAGGATCCGGAGACGGGCGAGCAGTTGGTGACCACGCAGGACTTTCTGATTCACGGGTCGGTCGTTCTGCTCCTGTCTTTCATCGTGCTGTGGGGATGGACCTTCTTCGGCTACTGGCGCTGGATGGGCTTCTAA
- a CDS encoding sensor histidine kinase, producing the protein MEQVPAYPYSRKPMTRRKEEGAVKYKPQMPPLWPGSRSEMHKSAETMEPTERPRSPRTIPPLPRVGMREYYRRLRHRLSVGLLIAFLTPLAILSLYFHFQFNVTLKESGKLHLTTLAETQRNTIDLFLQERVVNIFNLFHGSYLDFPPAQEDMGKALQQLLEMSDAFVDVGFLNERGTQIGYAGPYSYLRGKDYSKEAWYQTLMSQNQNYYISDIYLGFRQKPHFTIAVKQMVEGRAYVVRATLDPDKFYRFIRTIGQGKVANSALINREGKYQVVDPGEGGLLGISPYMPPKGSGSGANEVASNGDPQLFAYSWLKEAPWVLVVRQPLKVAYADMYRVRRIMIAVTGLFVVVLATITWAATNRLLRRAQATDESRKELKSQLFHAAKLVAVGELAGGVAHEINNPLAIISSECGVIRDLLDPQFGLECTPEKIRQELDYIDEAVFRARDITQKLLNFVRKSEPRLAPTDINRLLEEVICGLKERELSVSDIQVVRDFDPLLPKLKVDPDQMRQVFLNIINNAGDAIVNSGTITLATRLNENDVRISITDTGKGMTSDQMSRIFNPFYTTKEVGKGTGLGLSISLSIVQAMGGQIEVQSMPGAGSCFTVVLPLNSAEES; encoded by the coding sequence ATGGAGCAGGTTCCCGCCTATCCATACAGCAGGAAACCAATGACCCGGCGAAAAGAGGAAGGGGCGGTTAAGTACAAACCGCAGATGCCACCTCTGTGGCCGGGCTCGAGGAGCGAAATGCATAAGAGCGCCGAGACCATGGAGCCAACGGAGAGGCCCAGATCTCCCAGGACGATCCCGCCGCTTCCCCGGGTCGGAATGCGGGAATACTACCGCCGACTGCGCCACCGATTGTCCGTGGGCTTGCTGATCGCGTTCCTGACGCCCCTCGCAATTCTTTCTCTTTACTTCCATTTTCAGTTCAATGTGACGCTGAAGGAAAGCGGGAAGCTGCATCTGACAACATTGGCCGAAACCCAGCGCAACACGATCGACCTCTTCCTGCAGGAGCGGGTGGTCAATATATTCAATCTCTTTCATGGCAGCTACCTGGATTTTCCTCCCGCCCAGGAAGACATGGGCAAGGCGTTGCAGCAGCTTCTTGAAATGAGCGATGCATTTGTGGATGTCGGTTTCCTCAATGAAAGGGGGACGCAGATCGGCTATGCCGGACCTTACTCGTATCTGCGGGGGAAAGACTACAGCAAGGAAGCATGGTATCAGACACTGATGAGTCAGAATCAGAACTACTACATCAGCGACATTTATCTTGGATTCCGCCAGAAGCCTCACTTTACGATTGCGGTAAAACAGATGGTGGAAGGCCGTGCTTACGTGGTTCGGGCGACCCTGGACCCCGACAAGTTTTACCGCTTCATACGGACGATTGGTCAGGGGAAAGTGGCGAATTCGGCTCTCATTAATCGGGAAGGGAAGTACCAGGTGGTCGATCCAGGCGAGGGCGGCCTGCTTGGAATCAGCCCGTACATGCCGCCGAAAGGCAGCGGTTCGGGCGCGAACGAAGTTGCTTCGAACGGCGACCCGCAGCTATTCGCCTATTCCTGGTTGAAGGAGGCGCCCTGGGTGTTAGTTGTCCGTCAGCCGCTCAAAGTGGCTTACGCCGATATGTATCGCGTTCGCCGGATCATGATCGCGGTCACCGGCCTCTTTGTGGTCGTGCTGGCGACGATCACGTGGGCGGCTACAAACAGGCTGCTGCGCCGGGCGCAGGCAACTGACGAATCCCGCAAGGAACTGAAATCACAGCTTTTCCATGCGGCCAAACTGGTGGCTGTCGGGGAGCTTGCCGGCGGCGTCGCGCATGAAATCAATAATCCACTCGCCATCATCTCCTCGGAATGCGGGGTGATCCGGGACCTGCTCGATCCCCAGTTCGGTCTGGAGTGTACGCCGGAGAAGATCAGGCAGGAACTTGACTATATTGACGAAGCTGTGTTTCGCGCGCGCGATATCACTCAGAAATTGCTCAATTTCGTGAGAAAAAGCGAGCCGCGCCTGGCGCCGACGGATATAAACCGACTGCTTGAGGAAGTGATTTGCGGATTGAAGGAGCGCGAATTATCGGTGTCCGATATTCAGGTGGTGCGAGACTTTGATCCTTTGTTGCCGAAGCTGAAGGTCGACCCGGATCAGATGCGCCAGGTGTTCCTCAACATCATCAATAATGCGGGCGATGCGATCGTGAATTCAGGCACTATCACGCTGGCGACCCGCCTCAATGAAAACGATGTACGAATAAGCATTACCGACACGGGCAAGGGAATGACCTCGGATCAGATGTCCAGGATATTCAATCCCTTCTACACGACGAAAGAGGTCGGAAAGGGGACCGGGCTTGGCTTGAGCATCAGTTTGAGCATAGTGCAGGCGATGGGGGGACAGATTGAAGTTCAGAGCATGCCGGGCGCCGGAAGTTGTTTCACTGTTGTGCTCCCATTGAACTCAGCGGAGGAGAGTTAA
- a CDS encoding response regulator, with protein sequence MNSINLLLVDDEEQFLSTAKRLMEKRGVSTFVCTNGFDAIRILKERRIDVVLLDLKMPGINGVEVLRKIKQNHPDIEVILLTGHASVESAVEGLKLGAFDYLMKPSTIPDILDKVRDAYERKVAKEEKARKSKVENIIRHPMAVFDKEEE encoded by the coding sequence ATGAACTCGATAAATTTGTTACTGGTGGACGATGAGGAGCAGTTCCTTTCGACAGCGAAGAGGCTGATGGAAAAACGCGGTGTTAGCACATTCGTGTGCACCAACGGGTTTGACGCCATCAGGATTCTGAAGGAGCGGCGCATTGACGTTGTACTGCTCGATCTGAAGATGCCGGGAATCAATGGAGTCGAAGTGCTTCGAAAGATCAAGCAGAACCACCCCGACATTGAGGTCATTCTGCTGACCGGTCATGCCTCGGTCGAGTCGGCTGTGGAGGGACTGAAACTGGGGGCCTTCGACTATCTGATGAAACCGTCCACGATCCCCGACATTCTCGACAAGGTAAGGGACGCGTATGAGCGGAAAGTGGCAAAAGAGGAGAAAGCGCGGAAGAGCAAAGTTGAAAACATCATCCGCCATCCCATGGCCGTTTTTGACAAGGAAGAAGAATAA
- a CDS encoding sigma-54-dependent Fis family transcriptional regulator → MSSILIVEDDVQLRQSFDKLLQEEGYLVRTASSGEEGIEALKQFVPDLLIMDVRLPGMSGMEAFQAIRKIDSKLPVIIMTAFGTTDTAIEATKLGAFDYVLKPFDIPDILSLIEQAIEAGRFMRSRVEMDSVPDTAAPEAIIGRSPAMQEIYKAIGRVAPTDATVLIRGESGTGKELVARALYQHSLRADKPFTVINCVAIPETLLESELFGYEKGTFTGAVARRIGKIEQANGGTIFLDEIGDMPLSIQAKILRLLQEKNIERLGGREPIPVDVRILAATNRNLEAALSEGRFREDLYYRLKVVTIEIPPLRSRKGDTRLLCHYFLTRFATEMGMESPGITNEALSMVENHPWHGNVRELANTLQKALIFSRGYPIRPEDISQAVHNDAAKDVVANRNIEESIRQWVRGSIMAGGRNNLFSSLIDHFTELLITEALNLTHGNRTKAAKLLGISRPTLHAKMEKCNLTESSEQPQE, encoded by the coding sequence ATGAGTTCGATTCTGATTGTTGAAGACGATGTGCAACTGCGGCAGAGTTTTGACAAGCTGTTGCAGGAAGAAGGCTATTTGGTCAGAACGGCATCCTCCGGAGAAGAAGGTATCGAGGCGCTCAAGCAGTTCGTTCCCGACCTGCTCATCATGGACGTGCGCCTGCCCGGCATGAGCGGAATGGAAGCTTTCCAGGCGATCCGCAAGATCGACTCCAAGCTCCCGGTTATTATCATGACAGCTTTCGGCACGACCGACACGGCGATTGAGGCGACCAAGTTGGGCGCCTTCGATTACGTCCTCAAGCCGTTCGACATTCCCGATATCCTCAGTCTCATCGAGCAGGCGATTGAGGCGGGCAGGTTCATGCGCTCGCGCGTTGAAATGGATTCGGTCCCGGATACGGCGGCGCCTGAAGCCATAATCGGGCGATCTCCCGCGATGCAGGAAATCTACAAGGCCATAGGGCGGGTTGCCCCGACCGATGCGACCGTCCTGATTCGCGGGGAATCCGGAACGGGCAAGGAACTGGTTGCGCGGGCATTGTATCAGCACAGCCTGCGCGCCGACAAGCCGTTCACGGTAATCAATTGCGTCGCGATACCGGAGACATTGCTCGAGAGCGAGTTATTCGGGTATGAGAAGGGGACGTTCACCGGCGCCGTAGCCCGGCGGATCGGGAAGATCGAGCAGGCAAACGGGGGGACGATCTTTCTCGATGAGATCGGGGATATGCCCCTGAGCATTCAGGCGAAAATCCTGCGCTTGCTTCAGGAGAAGAATATCGAGCGGTTGGGCGGTCGGGAGCCGATCCCGGTGGACGTGCGTATCTTGGCGGCGACCAACCGCAATCTTGAGGCCGCCCTTTCAGAAGGCCGATTCCGCGAGGATTTGTACTATCGCTTGAAGGTGGTCACGATTGAGATTCCCCCGCTTCGGAGCCGCAAGGGCGACACTCGGCTGCTTTGCCATTATTTCCTGACCCGTTTCGCAACGGAAATGGGGATGGAGAGTCCCGGCATCACAAATGAAGCGTTGTCGATGGTGGAAAATCATCCGTGGCACGGCAATGTGCGTGAGCTGGCAAACACGCTCCAGAAGGCGCTGATTTTCAGTCGCGGCTATCCGATCCGGCCGGAGGATATCTCACAGGCGGTCCATAATGATGCGGCTAAGGACGTTGTCGCCAACAGGAATATAGAAGAGAGCATCCGCCAATGGGTGCGCGGCAGCATAATGGCCGGAGGACGGAATAATCTTTTCTCGTCTCTCATAGATCATTTCACCGAACTCCTGATAACGGAGGCGCTGAATCTGACGCATGGGAACCGGACGAAAGCCGCCAAGCTTCTGGGCATCTCGCGACCCACCCTCCACGCCAAGATGGAAAAGTGCAACTTGACTGAGTCCTCCGAACAGCCTCAGGAATAA
- a CDS encoding DASS family sodium-coupled anion symporter — protein MAIEREARPAERKKATGYDKYIDWKIFIIPLALLFGIIYMPPTKGMIDVGTEYSLGSSMVIEHLALQHFNKSGADLEQWQLLTARIQEQSIRNAAMKRSGFLKRDEKWCRSYGIPVDKQNLARAKAFVEALSDDAYAAVMVSAASLRTDGLNYDDLTPAQKKVADKGIWKLKVALGVMVFTVGCFVTACIPLPAVAFFIGIAFTFTGVVSREDVASLYWSDAVWFILGSLMFSAAFVKTGVDRRICLALFNKLAKPSVAAITFVLIAVIAPASSFISDHALAAIFLPIAIILFRGSQKEGHPPDMELAKMLMITVAMACNIGGFGAPSGGARNVIMMTYLNDMFGLDIGYFTWVTYAMPFVVVMMPLTWLVIRWRFKPKTSDLSGAMTYLQQDISRMGKWNRQQIVTLIIFAVMVWLWFTEKEFYQLGIYPVRLGIGVVAIAGGIAYILAGVVNWRDYQEKVDWGVVWLYAGAIIFGKVLDEAGAAFYLARSAVEGLAQLGMSSGLPLIALAGILTGGMTQIMADGPAAAAVGPITLNMAGIVHPGTFVLPFMAMVTACASSFAYCLIIGTPPNAIVYASGYLEPKDYLRVGVILWVVANVVLLLMVSFYWMIRGFGGLPGI, from the coding sequence ATGGCCATTGAAAGGGAAGCACGCCCGGCGGAAAGAAAGAAAGCGACAGGCTACGACAAATATATTGACTGGAAGATATTTATCATTCCGCTGGCGCTGTTGTTTGGCATCATCTATATGCCTCCGACCAAAGGGATGATCGACGTAGGGACCGAATACAGCCTGGGCTCGAGCATGGTGATCGAGCATCTTGCTCTCCAGCATTTCAACAAATCGGGGGCCGACCTTGAGCAGTGGCAACTGCTTACCGCAAGAATCCAGGAGCAATCGATCCGCAATGCCGCGATGAAGCGCTCCGGATTTCTGAAGCGAGACGAGAAGTGGTGCAGGAGCTACGGGATTCCTGTGGACAAACAGAACCTGGCGAGAGCGAAGGCGTTTGTGGAAGCCTTGTCAGACGACGCTTATGCCGCTGTCATGGTATCGGCTGCGTCTCTGCGAACCGACGGATTGAATTATGACGATCTCACTCCTGCGCAGAAGAAGGTGGCCGACAAAGGAATCTGGAAGCTGAAGGTAGCGCTCGGGGTGATGGTATTCACCGTCGGATGCTTCGTCACCGCATGTATCCCGTTGCCGGCGGTGGCTTTCTTCATCGGAATAGCATTTACCTTCACCGGAGTGGTCTCGCGGGAGGACGTTGCATCGCTCTACTGGAGCGACGCGGTCTGGTTCATTCTGGGGAGCCTCATGTTTTCCGCCGCTTTCGTGAAAACGGGCGTTGACCGGCGCATCTGTCTGGCGCTCTTCAACAAGCTGGCGAAACCAAGCGTGGCGGCGATAACGTTTGTTCTCATTGCGGTGATAGCGCCCGCATCGTCTTTCATATCCGACCACGCGCTGGCGGCGATTTTCCTGCCGATTGCGATTATCCTGTTCAGGGGGAGCCAGAAGGAGGGTCACCCGCCGGATATGGAGCTGGCGAAGATGCTGATGATCACGGTGGCGATGGCCTGCAACATCGGCGGCTTCGGTGCCCCGAGCGGCGGCGCCAGAAACGTGATCATGATGACGTACTTGAACGATATGTTCGGGCTGGACATCGGCTACTTCACGTGGGTGACGTATGCGATGCCGTTTGTGGTCGTCATGATGCCGCTGACGTGGCTGGTCATCCGGTGGCGCTTCAAACCGAAGACGAGCGACCTGTCGGGCGCCATGACGTATTTGCAGCAAGATATCAGCCGGATGGGAAAATGGAATCGGCAGCAGATCGTAACACTGATCATCTTTGCCGTAATGGTGTGGCTGTGGTTTACCGAAAAAGAGTTTTATCAATTAGGCATTTATCCGGTCCGCCTGGGAATCGGCGTAGTTGCGATAGCGGGCGGGATAGCGTATATTCTGGCCGGAGTGGTCAACTGGCGCGATTATCAGGAGAAAGTGGACTGGGGTGTCGTATGGCTCTATGCAGGGGCTATAATATTCGGGAAAGTGCTGGATGAGGCTGGGGCGGCGTTTTATCTGGCGCGTTCCGCCGTTGAGGGGCTTGCCCAATTGGGCATGTCGTCGGGTCTCCCGCTCATCGCTCTGGCCGGCATTCTGACCGGCGGAATGACGCAGATCATGGCGGACGGGCCGGCCGCGGCCGCCGTTGGTCCGATTACACTGAACATGGCGGGCATCGTGCATCCGGGCACTTTCGTATTGCCGTTCATGGCGATGGTCACGGCCTGCGCCTCCAGCTTCGCCTATTGTTTGATCATTGGAACCCCGCCCAACGCCATCGTGTATGCGAGCGGGTATCTCGAGCCGAAGGATTACTTGCGTGTAGGGGTTATCCTGTGGGTGGTCGCAAATGTCGTGTTGCTGCTTATGGTTTCCTTTTACTGGATGATCCGAGGGTTCGGCGGCTTGCCGGGAATTTGA
- a CDS encoding response regulator, translating to MQNDKINLLIVDDEERFLESTKKRLEVRDFNVITVNRGEKALEAARKHPIDVALVDLKMPGMDGEQTLEALKKEHKWMEVIILTGHGSTESAVECTKKGAYFYLQKPCELERLLSVLTDAYKRRVMNKNKIKEERMDAILDMADSSSPLAILRRIKQLDQEGK from the coding sequence ATGCAAAACGACAAAATCAACCTCTTGATCGTCGACGATGAAGAGCGCTTTCTTGAATCGACCAAGAAGAGACTCGAAGTGAGGGATTTCAACGTCATCACTGTCAACCGGGGGGAAAAGGCGCTTGAGGCGGCCAGGAAGCACCCGATCGATGTGGCGCTGGTCGATTTGAAGATGCCCGGAATGGACGGGGAACAGACGCTCGAGGCGCTGAAGAAGGAACATAAGTGGATGGAGGTTATCATCCTCACCGGTCACGGCTCGACCGAATCGGCGGTTGAATGCACGAAGAAAGGGGCCTATTTTTACCTCCAGAAACCGTGCGAACTCGAGCGACTCCTATCCGTGTTGACCGATGCCTATAAGCGTCGCGTCATGAACAAAAATAAGATCAAAGAAGAGCGGATGGATGCGATTCTCGACATGGCCGACTCGAGTTCTCCGCTGGCCATCCTGCGGCGCATCAAGCAGTTGGACCAAGAGGGAAAATGA
- a CDS encoding sensor histidine kinase has product MNSIIEKTVNFENTRRMILLRVLLVPFVAVMLVFGTLIYYFATNLSGQVSARLAYLAEGQRNLVEQFLLERSADLRYVAASSSLSELSGNGNIKAEFERLQNLSRGFLDLGVFDAEGNHVAYVGPYDLEGKNYAQAEWFKRVQNEEIFISDVFLGYRNIPHFVIAVRRFEGERPWYIRATIDTFFFNDLVENVRIGKTGEAYLVNRNGIFQTRRRSGGNLMEDDPDYIAYQVNQKQTTSFAADDRAGARHLYAVSRLEPTGWLLVVRQEIGDAYAPLLRAVLIAVGIILAGGVAVVTMGFFLATGVSQQLTMADMEKKRMGSQLIMAGKLAEVGEMSAGVAHEINNPLQVMKSEEMLMKDILADIEANGPDQAENFRMLRNSIDQMGAQIDRCGRITQGLLKFARESQTNIQAVDIKTLLPEVIALVERRAHVENVNILQEVQSDLPPIKSDPGQLQQVFLNLINNAMYAVSKMADSGEIRLTAAQEGEDVIISVQDNGCGILPEHIEKIFLPFFTTKPVGQGTGLGLSTCYGIIERLGGDISVSSEVNVGSTFTVRLPISGSPGGKTRSWLNAHEQGGIPK; this is encoded by the coding sequence ATGAACTCCATTATCGAAAAAACGGTCAATTTCGAGAATACCAGGCGGATGATCCTGCTGCGGGTGCTGCTGGTTCCATTCGTGGCGGTCATGCTGGTTTTTGGAACGCTCATCTACTATTTCGCGACCAATCTGAGCGGTCAGGTGAGTGCCAGGCTGGCGTATCTGGCCGAAGGTCAACGAAACCTGGTCGAACAGTTTCTGCTCGAGCGCTCGGCGGACCTGAGGTACGTTGCTGCCTCGAGTAGTCTTTCGGAGCTCAGCGGAAACGGCAACATCAAGGCGGAATTCGAGCGTCTGCAGAACCTGTCGCGCGGCTTCCTGGATTTGGGCGTCTTCGACGCGGAGGGGAATCATGTCGCCTACGTCGGCCCGTATGATCTGGAGGGGAAGAATTACGCTCAGGCCGAGTGGTTTAAGCGGGTCCAGAACGAAGAGATATTTATCTCGGACGTGTTTCTCGGCTATCGCAATATCCCTCATTTCGTCATCGCGGTCCGGAGGTTCGAGGGTGAGCGCCCCTGGTATATCCGGGCGACAATCGACACATTCTTCTTCAACGATCTGGTTGAGAACGTCCGGATTGGCAAGACCGGCGAGGCGTATCTGGTCAATCGGAATGGTATATTTCAGACCAGGCGCCGATCGGGCGGGAACCTGATGGAGGACGATCCTGATTATATCGCTTATCAGGTCAACCAGAAGCAAACCACTTCGTTTGCCGCTGATGACCGCGCGGGCGCGCGCCACCTGTATGCCGTCAGCAGGCTGGAGCCGACCGGGTGGCTGCTCGTGGTGCGCCAGGAGATCGGCGATGCTTATGCGCCGCTGTTGCGAGCCGTTCTCATAGCTGTTGGGATCATTCTTGCCGGCGGGGTCGCCGTCGTGACGATGGGGTTTTTTCTCGCAACCGGCGTTTCTCAGCAGTTGACCATGGCGGACATGGAAAAGAAGCGGATGGGAAGCCAGCTCATCATGGCGGGCAAGCTGGCCGAGGTTGGCGAAATGAGCGCGGGAGTCGCCCATGAAATAAACAATCCGCTCCAGGTGATGAAATCCGAAGAGATGCTGATGAAGGACATTTTGGCGGATATCGAAGCGAACGGACCCGATCAGGCGGAAAACTTTCGGATGCTGCGCAATTCGATAGACCAGATGGGTGCGCAGATTGACCGATGCGGAAGGATCACACAGGGGCTCCTGAAGTTTGCGCGGGAATCCCAAACAAATATTCAGGCAGTGGACATTAAGACGTTGCTGCCGGAGGTCATTGCATTGGTCGAGCGCAGGGCGCACGTGGAGAATGTGAACATTTTGCAAGAGGTGCAGAGCGATCTGCCTCCCATCAAAAGCGACCCGGGCCAACTCCAGCAGGTGTTTCTGAATCTTATCAATAATGCGATGTATGCGGTAAGCAAAATGGCGGACAGCGGCGAGATCCGCCTGACTGCCGCGCAGGAAGGAGAAGACGTGATCATCTCGGTGCAAGACAACGGGTGCGGAATCTTGCCTGAGCACATTGAAAAGATATTTCTGCCGTTCTTCACGACAAAGCCGGTCGGGCAAGGCACCGGACTGGGGCTCAGCACGTGCTACGGCATAATCGAACGCCTTGGAGGAGACATTTCGGTGAGCAGTGAAGTGAACGTTGGCTCGACCTTTACGGTCCGCCTCCCGATCTCGGGGTCGCCGGGGGGGAAGACCAGGAGCTGGTTAAACGCTCATGAGCAAGGAGGGATACCAAAATGA